GAATGAACGCATCTGCCGTATATCACGAAGAACGTGAAGCTGCCGGCGATGTCGTGGCTGTACACAACCCGGACGTCGTCAAGGCCCATCTTCTCGCACAGCAATTGGGCTGCCCTGGTGGCCTCGGGCCCGCACGAGACCGGCAACGTGAAGCTCATCTGAATCCACCCGTCGTCGATGGTATCGCCGTACGGCCGAACCCTGCTCCGATCCACCTTAACCGTCGACACCGCCACCCAGACCTCCCTTCTCACAGAGTAAGAGCGCCAGGCCCAGACGCCATTCTTGCAGCAACTCCCGCCCCCGCCTCGGGGTCGAAGGCGCCACCAGACGCCGGGCATGCGGCGGCACGCCAAAGTTTGGGCGCGAAGCTCGGGGACGACAGCTCCTTCATGAAAAGGTCTGGGAACGGGTTATAGTAGCCATCTCGCTTTCTCACGACCCCGTCGAGGCCACGCCCACCGTGCGGATCCCTCTTCACTCCCGCGAACATGCCTTGCGATATGGCGGACATGAGGCCGATCTCCGCAACTTGCTCCAGCATGGCCACGGCCTTTGTCAACACCTCGTTGGCACGCTGCTCCATCTTCCCGCCCGGCCTATAGGAGATCTCATGCCCGAGATGCCGGGCGTTGTTCATGACGTATCTCGCGTTCTCGATAGCAAGGTACCTGTCCTGCAGAAACGGGGTGTGTATGTGCTCGGTCAAGACGCCCACAAGCTGGATGGTCTGGCCCGAGATGACGCCCGCCAGGTTGAACATGGCGTCCATGAGGTGTCCTTTGAAGATGTTCCCAGTCATGTGCTTGGTGGGCGGCATGTACTTCAGGGGTGCATGGGGGAAAATGGCTCGCGCCATCTCAGCCTGGGCGAGCTCATAGAGGAACCCATCCTGCATATCGGGGTTCATCTGGAAGGCGTGTCCTAGCCCAATCTGCCCGGGCCGGAGGCCGGACCGCAACGCAAGCTCCTCGTTGATGAACTGCGACGCGAGGACCGTGTGAGCGTGCTCGTAAGCGTCCGCCGTCGTGAGGTAGTTGTCCTCGCCGGTGTTGATCACCACCCCGGCATACGCGTTTATCATCCTCGAGAATCGCTGATCAATGAAGGTGCGGCGCATGTTGATGTCGCGAAAGAGTATCCCGTACATCGCGTCGTTGAGCATCATGTCGAGGCGCTCCATGGCCCCGATGGCGGCTATCTCGGGCATGCACAGCCCGGAGCAGTAGTTCACCAGGCGTATGTACCTGCCACATTCGCGGCTTACCTCGTCGAGAGCCTCACGCATTATCCGGAAGTTTGCCTGCGTTGCGTACGTTCCGCCGTAACCCTCCGTGGTTGGCCCATAGGGCACGTAGTCGAGCAGGCTCTGAGCCGTGCTACGGATCACCGCGATTATGTCCGCACCGCACTTCGCGGCGGCGGTCGCCTGTGTTACGTCCTCGTATATGTTGCCGGTAGCGACGATCACGTATATGTACGGAGGCTCGGCCGTATCGAGCTCCTCTATCAGGCGCTCGCGCTCGAGACGCCTGCCCTTGATGTACGCGCACATCCGCGAGGCCTCGGTCTCCACCGCCTCTCGCACGGCGCTTTCGTCGGCGGCGTGGATCCGCTCCAACTCAAGCTCTCCGCGGGCGATCCTATGCGCGATCGCGGCGGCGGACTGGCCCTCGTGCACCATCGCCGACCCGATCCAGTACGCGATCCCATCGCCAAGGAGCCCGGCCGCCTGGGCGCGTTCCACTATCACATTGGGAAGCGGGACCCCTGCCTCGTCCACGCCGTTCAGCCCGAGCAGCCGGAGAACGGTCCTCTCGATTGTCGTGGTGGTGTTGGCCGCGATCTCGGGCTCTATGCCGTCCGCGATCTGCCTCGCGGCCCGTCTTGCGCGTTCGACGAGGGATGTATCCACGTTGATCCTGGTGGCGATCACGCTACTCCC
The nucleotide sequence above comes from Bacillota bacterium. Encoded proteins:
- a CDS encoding D-lysine 5,6-aminomutase subunit alpha, producing MATRINVDTSLVERARRAARQIADGIEPEIAANTTTTIERTVLRLLGLNGVDEAGVPLPNVIVERAQAAGLLGDGIAYWIGSAMVHEGQSAAAIAHRIARGELELERIHAADESAVREAVETEASRMCAYIKGRRLERERLIEELDTAEPPYIYVIVATGNIYEDVTQATAAAKCGADIIAVIRSTAQSLLDYVPYGPTTEGYGGTYATQANFRIMREALDEVSRECGRYIRLVNYCSGLCMPEIAAIGAMERLDMMLNDAMYGILFRDINMRRTFIDQRFSRMINAYAGVVINTGEDNYLTTADAYEHAHTVLASQFINEELALRSGLRPGQIGLGHAFQMNPDMQDGFLYELAQAEMARAIFPHAPLKYMPPTKHMTGNIFKGHLMDAMFNLAGVISGQTIQLVGVLTEHIHTPFLQDRYLAIENARYVMNNARHLGHEISYRPGGKMEQRANEVLTKAVAMLEQVAEIGLMSAISQGMFAGVKRDPHGGRGLDGVVRKRDGYYNPFPDLFMKELSSPSFAPKLWRAAACPASGGAFDPEAGAGVAARMASGPGALTL